A genomic region of Chitinimonas arctica contains the following coding sequences:
- the fabZ gene encoding 3-hydroxyacyl-ACP dehydratase FabZ: MTQELETMDIQGILDHLPHRFPFLLIDRITELVPGERIVALKNVSYNEPFFVGHFPRYPVMPGVLIIEAMAQAAGVLSFKTTGDKPKDGFLYLFAGIDNARFKAQVVPGDQLLIEVTSERRMRNIWKYKAVARVAGNVVAEADLMCAQVKTTAKPAV, from the coding sequence ATGACCCAAGAACTTGAAACCATGGATATCCAGGGCATCCTGGATCACCTGCCGCATCGATTCCCCTTTTTGCTGATCGACCGGATCACCGAACTGGTACCCGGCGAGCGCATCGTGGCACTGAAGAATGTCTCCTATAACGAGCCATTCTTTGTCGGCCACTTTCCCCGCTACCCGGTCATGCCGGGCGTGTTGATCATCGAAGCCATGGCCCAGGCGGCCGGCGTGCTGAGTTTCAAGACCACCGGCGACAAGCCCAAGGATGGTTTTCTCTATCTGTTCGCCGGTATCGACAATGCCCGCTTCAAGGCGCAGGTGGTGCCGGGTGACCAGCTGCTGATCGAGGTCACCAGCGAGCGCCGTATGCGTAATATCTGGAAGTACAAGGCCGTGGCACGGGTGGCCGGCAATGTGGTGGCCGAAGCCGACCTGATGTGTGCCCAGGTGAAGACCACCGCCAAACCGGCGGTCTGA
- a CDS encoding HDOD domain-containing protein — translation MANALSAAPPAAQPKQNERNEAWLTFWARRPLPILQSTKAALAGFAGRLDTVRSDEIIAAVLRDPLLTAHILRHINQRKRGSLASDVVALESVVLLMGVDAFVGQFARLATVESMLLPKHPARYFALLREVATTRLAARLAKDFSELRYDAHPEEINIAALLGHMPRMLRLLEAGLPDAAPASDLDELPPLFARWSLPEVFSSLLDHRSPSSQRSLLQQAAVRLADKLQMGWWQDGVAADVHLAAHSLEMEQAEVWQLICGALLHFARKDWPYAQIFPPARWLPMLPGEWPRPQAKAAPEAAGKPSFDSLLRELQRAGQGSGTFNQIMNLSIRAQAEGLGMKRIVFGLLMAGHNLLKTRYVVGAADDDPLRSLQVDLTAPHLFTRLMLKPQSIWLKPGNRAQFEALLPRGVRQAVGEGDFVAMSLFVDDKPVGLFYADNHGGPLTEAQYNGFKQVCQLTGQCLTWQAGRLSRGG, via the coding sequence ATGGCGAATGCCCTGAGCGCCGCCCCGCCGGCCGCGCAACCCAAGCAGAACGAAAGGAACGAAGCCTGGCTGACCTTCTGGGCCCGCCGGCCCTTGCCCATCCTGCAATCCACCAAGGCCGCCCTGGCGGGCTTCGCCGGCCGGCTGGACACCGTGCGCAGCGACGAGATCATCGCCGCGGTGTTGCGCGACCCCTTGCTGACCGCGCATATCCTGCGCCATATCAACCAGCGCAAGCGCGGCAGCCTGGCCAGCGATGTGGTGGCCTTGGAAAGCGTGGTCTTGCTGATGGGCGTGGATGCCTTTGTCGGCCAGTTCGCCCGCTTGGCCACGGTCGAGTCGATGCTGCTGCCCAAACATCCGGCCCGCTATTTCGCCCTGCTGCGCGAGGTCGCCACCACCCGCCTGGCGGCCAGGCTGGCCAAGGATTTCAGCGAACTGCGCTATGACGCCCATCCGGAAGAAATCAATATCGCCGCCTTGCTGGGCCATATGCCGCGCATGCTGCGGCTGCTGGAAGCCGGCTTGCCGGACGCCGCGCCCGCCAGCGACCTGGACGAACTGCCGCCCTTGTTCGCGCGCTGGAGCCTGCCGGAAGTATTCTCCAGCCTGCTCGACCACCGTAGCCCATCGAGCCAACGCAGCCTGTTGCAGCAAGCGGCCGTGCGCCTGGCGGATAAACTGCAGATGGGATGGTGGCAGGACGGTGTTGCCGCCGATGTGCACCTGGCCGCCCATAGCCTGGAGATGGAGCAGGCCGAGGTGTGGCAATTGATTTGCGGCGCGTTGCTGCACTTCGCCCGCAAGGATTGGCCATATGCGCAGATCTTCCCGCCGGCCCGCTGGCTGCCCATGCTGCCCGGCGAATGGCCGCGGCCGCAAGCCAAGGCCGCGCCGGAAGCGGCCGGCAAGCCTTCATTCGATTCTCTGCTGCGCGAACTGCAGCGCGCCGGGCAAGGCTCGGGCACCTTCAACCAGATCATGAACCTGTCCATCCGTGCCCAGGCCGAGGGCCTGGGGATGAAGCGCATCGTGTTCGGCTTGCTGATGGCCGGCCACAATCTGCTCAAGACCCGCTATGTGGTCGGCGCCGCCGATGATGATCCGCTTCGCAGCCTCCAGGTCGATCTGACCGCCCCGCACCTGTTCACCCGCCTGATGCTCAAGCCGCAATCGATCTGGCTCAAGCCTGGCAACCGCGCCCAATTCGAAGCGCTGCTGCCGCGTGGTGTGCGCCAAGCGGTGGGCGAGGGTGATTTCGTCGCCATGTCGCTATTCGTGGACGACAAGCCGGTCGGCCTGTTCTACGCCGACAACCACGGCGGCCCGCTGACCGAAGCGCAATACAACGGCTTCAAACAGGTTTGCCAGCTGACCGGGCAGTGCCTTACCTGGCAGGCGGGGCGTTTATCGCGGGGTGGATAA
- the rnhB gene encoding ribonuclease HII — translation MLICGVDEAGRGPLAGAVFTAAVILGPDHGIIGLADSKALTAAKRERLADEIKQKALAWTIAHASVAEIDKLNILHATMLAMRRAVENLRPLPIEALIDGNRVPTGLPCAGRAIVRGDATEPAISAASILAKVARDAELAELDRLYPGYGFAEHKGYPTPAHLAALASLGPCVAHRSGFAPVRAQLLARQLSF, via the coding sequence ATGCTGATCTGCGGCGTGGACGAAGCGGGCAGGGGGCCCCTGGCCGGCGCGGTCTTTACCGCGGCGGTCATCCTCGGGCCCGATCACGGGATTATCGGCCTGGCCGACTCGAAAGCCCTTACCGCCGCCAAGCGCGAGCGACTGGCCGACGAGATCAAGCAGAAAGCCTTGGCGTGGACCATCGCCCATGCCAGCGTAGCCGAAATCGACAAGCTCAATATCCTGCATGCCACCATGTTGGCCATGCGCCGCGCCGTTGAAAACCTGCGGCCCTTGCCGATCGAAGCGCTGATCGACGGTAACCGCGTGCCGACCGGACTACCCTGCGCCGGCCGCGCCATTGTGCGCGGCGATGCCACCGAGCCGGCTATTTCCGCTGCCTCCATCCTGGCCAAGGTGGCCCGCGACGCCGAACTGGCCGAGCTGGACCGCCTGTATCCCGGTTACGGCTTTGCCGAGCACAAGGGCTACCCTACCCCCGCCCACCTCGCCGCCTTGGCGAGCTTGGGGCCCTGCGTCGCCCATCGGAGCGGATTTGCGCCGGTACGGGCGCAATTGTTGGCGCGGCAGCTGAGTTTCTAG
- the lpxA gene encoding acyl-ACP--UDP-N-acetylglucosamine O-acyltransferase: MANIHSSAQVHPGARLADDVEVGPFSVIGEHVEIGAGSKVGPHCVIEGHTTLGRNNVLHGSAYIGCAPQDMKYRGEPTRLTIGDGNSIYQFVTISTGTVQDEGITSLGDDNWIMAYVHIAHDCRIGSHTILANNATVAGHVHLGDWVFLGGFTTIHQFCKIGPHAMTAFTAAVAQDVPPYVTAAGNRAAPAGVNSEGLRRRGFSAEQITEIKRAYKILYRQGLSLEQASAEIAARAQERPELQVFVDFLSSATRGLIR, from the coding sequence ATGGCGAATATTCATTCCAGCGCCCAGGTGCATCCGGGCGCCAGGCTGGCCGACGATGTCGAAGTCGGTCCCTTCAGCGTGATCGGCGAGCATGTCGAAATCGGCGCCGGCAGCAAGGTCGGTCCCCATTGTGTGATCGAAGGTCATACCACGCTGGGACGCAACAATGTCCTGCATGGCTCGGCCTATATCGGCTGCGCGCCGCAGGACATGAAGTACCGGGGCGAGCCGACCCGCCTGACGATAGGCGACGGCAACAGCATCTACCAGTTCGTCACCATCTCCACCGGCACCGTCCAGGATGAAGGCATCACCAGCCTGGGTGATGACAACTGGATCATGGCCTACGTCCATATCGCCCATGATTGCCGCATCGGCAGCCATACCATCCTGGCCAACAATGCCACGGTGGCCGGCCATGTGCACTTGGGTGACTGGGTCTTCCTGGGCGGCTTCACCACTATCCACCAATTCTGCAAGATCGGACCGCACGCCATGACGGCCTTTACCGCCGCCGTGGCCCAGGATGTGCCGCCCTATGTCACCGCCGCCGGCAATCGTGCCGCGCCGGCCGGTGTCAATAGCGAAGGCCTGCGGCGGCGCGGTTTCAGCGCCGAGCAGATCACCGAGATCAAGCGCGCCTACAAGATTCTGTACCGGCAGGGCCTCAGTCTGGAGCAGGCCAGCGCCGAGATTGCCGCGCGCGCGCAGGAACGGCCCGAGCTACAGGTTTTTGTGGATTTTCTGTCCAGTGCCACGCGCGGCCTGATCCGCTGA
- a CDS encoding OmpH family outer membrane protein, with product MKPLFSLILAAGLMAPALAQDIKIGFVNLDRILRESGPAVKATKKLEKEFAIRETDLKKLTDQVRGRQTDLDKGGLTMPETDRRNKERELVKLQQDLARIQREFREDLNGRRNEELSGIQERVYNTIQQIAAAEKFDAILQEAVYINPKLDITDKVIKALAEK from the coding sequence GTGAAACCCCTGTTCAGTCTGATCCTCGCCGCCGGCTTGATGGCGCCTGCGTTGGCGCAGGACATCAAGATCGGCTTTGTCAATCTGGACCGGATCCTGCGCGAATCGGGGCCGGCGGTGAAAGCCACCAAGAAGCTCGAGAAGGAATTCGCGATCCGCGAGACCGACCTGAAGAAGCTGACCGACCAGGTGCGCGGCCGCCAGACCGATCTGGACAAGGGCGGCCTGACCATGCCCGAAACCGACCGGCGCAATAAGGAACGCGAGCTGGTCAAGCTGCAGCAGGATCTGGCGCGTATCCAGCGCGAATTCCGCGAAGACTTGAACGGCCGCCGCAATGAAGAGTTGTCCGGCATACAGGAGCGGGTATACAACACCATCCAGCAGATCGCGGCGGCGGAGAAGTTCGACGCCATCCTGCAGGAAGCGGTTTATATCAATCCCAAGTTGGATATCACCGACAAGGTCATCAAGGCCTTGGCGGAAAAGTAG
- a CDS encoding class I SAM-dependent methyltransferase codes for MNPALLSLAIQLAAGGAALAIGYLFNWTALSTLFGQLCIAVVLSRLLGQPIWWQLLHALFAPAIVLSLSLALPPWIYLLAFVLAWLLFGPIARSRVPLYLSNRAAMDALERLLPEQASVLDVGAGTATVLARLGCRPGLKVSGVEHAWLPCLLGWLRLKLAGNPARLLWGDMMRMDLANYDVVYAFLSPAAMPALWAKARREMRSGSLLISNSFTVPDVAADEVIELNDWKGAKLHLWRMP; via the coding sequence GTGAACCCCGCGCTGCTGAGCCTGGCAATCCAGCTGGCGGCCGGTGGCGCCGCGCTGGCAATTGGGTACCTGTTCAACTGGACGGCCTTATCCACCCTGTTTGGCCAGCTGTGTATCGCGGTCGTGCTGTCCCGGCTACTGGGACAGCCGATCTGGTGGCAGCTGCTGCACGCGCTGTTCGCGCCGGCCATCGTCTTGAGCCTGAGTCTTGCGCTGCCTCCCTGGATCTATCTATTGGCCTTTGTCCTGGCCTGGTTGTTGTTCGGGCCCATCGCCCGCAGCCGGGTGCCGCTCTACTTGAGCAACCGCGCCGCCATGGATGCACTTGAACGCTTGTTGCCGGAACAGGCCAGCGTGCTGGATGTCGGCGCCGGCACCGCGACGGTGCTCGCCAGGCTGGGGTGCAGGCCGGGACTCAAGGTCAGCGGGGTGGAGCATGCCTGGCTGCCTTGCCTGCTCGGATGGCTGCGGCTGAAACTGGCAGGCAACCCGGCCCGGCTTTTGTGGGGCGATATGATGCGGATGGATCTTGCCAACTACGATGTCGTCTATGCCTTTCTCTCGCCGGCCGCCATGCCGGCCTTGTGGGCCAAGGCCCGCCGGGAGATGCGTTCAGGCAGCTTGCTGATCAGCAACAGTTTCACCGTGCCCGATGTGGCCGCCGACGAAGTGATCGAACTCAACGACTGGAAGGGCGCGAAGCTCCACTTATGGCGAATGCCCTGA
- the lpxD gene encoding UDP-3-O-(3-hydroxymyristoyl)glucosamine N-acyltransferase, producing the protein MTGTYRLSDLVERLGGELIGADVAIRQVATLASAQADEISFLANPKYRKQLQETRAGALVLGPAARDMSDKPRILADNPYLYFTRVNALLNPPRRPPAGIHPSAVVAASARIEAGVSIGPLASVGEDSVIGAGTVIEAGCRIGDRVEIGEGGWLHPGVVIYADSRLGKRNIVQANAVIGSDGFGNAWDGSAWLKIPQIGRVLIGDDVEIGASTTIDRGALDDTVIEDGVRLDNQIQIAHNVHIGRHTAMAGCTGVAGSTRIGAYCTFGGSAMILGHLELADRVNVMAGTLVGKSILQAGTYVGQYPVQTHQDWLANASHLRRLDALATKVKELERKGGRNEADQGDLNA; encoded by the coding sequence ATGACGGGGACTTATCGCCTGTCCGACCTGGTGGAGCGCTTGGGCGGCGAATTGATCGGCGCGGACGTGGCGATACGCCAGGTGGCCACCCTGGCCTCCGCGCAAGCCGATGAAATCAGCTTTCTGGCCAATCCGAAATACCGCAAGCAATTGCAGGAAACGCGTGCCGGTGCGCTGGTATTGGGCCCCGCCGCGCGCGATATGTCCGACAAGCCGCGCATCCTTGCCGACAATCCCTATCTCTACTTTACCCGCGTCAATGCCCTGCTCAATCCGCCCCGGCGGCCGCCGGCCGGCATCCATCCCAGTGCGGTGGTGGCGGCCAGTGCGCGCATCGAAGCCGGTGTCAGCATCGGCCCCTTGGCCAGTGTCGGCGAAGACAGTGTGATTGGCGCCGGCACCGTGATCGAAGCGGGCTGCCGCATCGGTGACCGAGTGGAAATCGGCGAGGGTGGCTGGCTCCATCCTGGCGTGGTGATCTACGCCGACAGCCGCCTGGGCAAGCGTAATATCGTGCAGGCCAATGCCGTGATCGGCTCGGATGGTTTCGGCAATGCCTGGGATGGCTCGGCCTGGCTGAAGATCCCCCAGATCGGCCGGGTGCTGATCGGCGACGATGTGGAAATCGGCGCCTCGACCACGATAGACCGGGGCGCGCTGGATGATACGGTGATCGAGGACGGCGTACGGCTCGACAACCAGATCCAGATCGCCCACAACGTGCATATCGGCCGCCATACCGCCATGGCCGGCTGTACCGGCGTGGCCGGTAGCACCCGTATCGGCGCCTATTGCACCTTTGGCGGCAGCGCCATGATCCTGGGGCATCTGGAGTTGGCTGATCGGGTCAATGTCATGGCCGGCACGCTGGTCGGCAAATCCATTCTGCAGGCCGGCACCTATGTCGGCCAGTATCCGGTCCAGACGCACCAGGACTGGCTGGCCAATGCCTCGCATTTGCGCCGCCTGGATGCACTGGCAACAAAGGTAAAAGAACTAGAACGCAAGGGCGGCCGCAATGAAGCTGACCAGGGAGACCTAAACGCATGA
- the motA gene encoding flagellar motor stator protein MotA, translated as MFVIIGYVFMCVCIFGAYVSHGGHLGVLWQPSELVIIFGGGLGAMLVAYGPQLKAILASIPVLFKSSPYGKAFYMDLFALMFEILSKVRKEGLMSIEGDVENPDASPMFAKYATIAKDHHVVEFICDYLRLMVGGNLNAFEIENLMDVEIDTHHHEAEIPVGFFQKLGDGLPAFGIVAAVMGVVHTMGSLHLPPTELGKLIGAALVGTFMGILLAYGFINPLAWILDGKAADSTRVFQTIKVTLLASLNGYAPQVAVEFGRKVMAGHIRPSFLELEEYVKNKKA; from the coding sequence ATGTTCGTCATCATTGGCTACGTGTTTATGTGCGTCTGTATCTTCGGCGCCTATGTCTCGCATGGCGGCCATCTCGGTGTGTTATGGCAACCTTCCGAACTGGTCATCATCTTCGGCGGCGGTCTGGGCGCCATGCTGGTCGCCTACGGCCCGCAGCTCAAGGCCATTCTTGCTTCAATTCCGGTCCTGTTCAAAAGCTCGCCCTACGGCAAGGCCTTTTACATGGACCTGTTCGCCTTGATGTTCGAGATCCTGTCCAAGGTGCGCAAGGAAGGGCTGATGTCGATCGAAGGCGATGTCGAGAACCCCGATGCCAGCCCCATGTTCGCCAAGTACGCCACCATCGCCAAGGACCACCACGTGGTCGAATTCATCTGCGATTACCTGCGCTTGATGGTGGGCGGCAATCTGAATGCATTCGAAATCGAAAACCTGATGGATGTGGAAATCGATACGCACCACCATGAAGCAGAGATACCGGTAGGTTTCTTCCAGAAACTGGGCGACGGCCTACCCGCTTTCGGTATCGTGGCGGCAGTGATGGGGGTGGTGCATACCATGGGTTCGCTGCACCTGCCGCCGACCGAGCTGGGCAAGCTGATCGGTGCGGCCCTGGTGGGTACCTTCATGGGTATTTTGCTGGCCTATGGCTTTATCAATCCGCTGGCCTGGATCCTGGATGGCAAGGCGGCCGACAGTACCCGCGTCTTCCAGACCATCAAGGTCACCCTGTTGGCCAGCTTGAACGGCTATGCGCCGCAGGTGGCGGTGGAGTTCGGCCGCAAGGTCATGGCCGGCCATATACGACCGTCTTTCCTTGAGCTGGAAGAATACGTGAAGAACAAAAAAGCCTAG
- the lpxB gene encoding lipid-A-disaccharide synthase, producing the protein MQSLFDGHAGPRIAIVAGEASGDQLGASLIEAIKRRVPNARFAGIAGPRMQSAGAKSLFAMEKLAVRGYLEVIKHLRELLGIRAELRRACLAEKPDLFIGIDAPDFNLGLERKLKDGGITTIHYCSPSIWAWRGERIHKIKAATDEVLCLFPFEKPLYDEVGAKATYVGHPMADEMPLVMAKETVRETLGLPERALIFTLLPGSRVSELNYHADLFIETARLLHARYPEAQFLVPLVTRETRDQFDTARYRLKALDLPLRLMFGHSLEAMQAADAILVASGTATLEAMLAKRPMVIAYRLSETTYKLVKKKLRLPYVGLPNVLAGRFVVPELLQADATPANLAQALSNFIDDKRLGEALDELFSQQHAKLKCDAAERAADAVVAYLKGRQPC; encoded by the coding sequence ATGCAGTCCTTGTTTGACGGCCATGCCGGCCCTCGCATCGCCATCGTCGCCGGAGAAGCCTCCGGCGACCAGCTGGGCGCCAGCCTGATCGAGGCGATCAAGCGGCGGGTACCGAATGCCCGCTTTGCCGGCATCGCCGGCCCGCGCATGCAGTCCGCCGGCGCGAAAAGCCTGTTCGCCATGGAAAAGCTGGCCGTGCGCGGCTATCTGGAGGTGATCAAGCACCTGCGCGAATTGCTGGGCATCCGTGCCGAGCTGCGGCGTGCCTGCCTGGCGGAAAAACCGGACCTGTTTATCGGTATCGATGCACCCGATTTCAATCTGGGCCTGGAACGCAAGCTGAAGGATGGCGGCATCACCACCATCCACTATTGCAGCCCGTCCATCTGGGCTTGGCGCGGCGAGCGCATCCACAAGATCAAGGCGGCCACCGACGAGGTGCTATGCCTGTTTCCGTTCGAAAAGCCGCTGTACGACGAAGTGGGCGCCAAGGCGACCTATGTGGGCCACCCCATGGCCGACGAAATGCCGCTGGTCATGGCCAAGGAAACCGTGCGCGAGACGCTGGGTTTGCCGGAGCGGGCACTGATCTTTACCTTGTTGCCGGGTAGCCGGGTCAGCGAGCTGAATTACCATGCCGACCTGTTTATCGAAACCGCGCGCCTGCTGCACGCCCGCTACCCCGAGGCACAGTTCCTGGTGCCGCTGGTCACCCGCGAAACCCGCGACCAATTCGACACCGCCCGCTACCGCCTCAAGGCGCTGGACCTGCCGCTGCGGCTGATGTTCGGCCACTCCCTGGAAGCGATGCAGGCAGCCGATGCCATCCTGGTGGCCTCCGGCACCGCCACGCTGGAAGCCATGCTGGCCAAACGACCCATGGTGATCGCCTATCGGCTGTCGGAAACCACCTACAAACTGGTCAAGAAAAAGCTGCGCCTGCCCTATGTGGGCTTGCCTAATGTGCTGGCCGGCCGTTTTGTGGTGCCCGAGCTGTTGCAGGCGGATGCCACGCCGGCCAACCTGGCCCAGGCCTTGTCGAACTTTATCGATGACAAGCGCTTGGGCGAGGCGCTGGACGAACTGTTCAGCCAGCAGCACGCCAAGCTCAAGTGCGACGCAGCCGAACGGGCCGCCGATGCCGTGGTCGCCTATCTGAAAGGCCGCCAGCCATGCTGA
- the motB gene encoding flagellar motor protein MotB, giving the protein MSDDSQRPIVVKKIKKGGHGHHGGAWKIAYADFVTAMMAFFLLMWLLGSATKGELRGIAEYFQNPLRVAMSGGSGAGESTSVLQGGGMDLSKAAGSQRRSPEKGESRKLNELKKKLEDAIQNTATGKLAQYKDQILLDITPEGLRVQIIDQQNRPMFQSGSAQMEGYASEILKEIAVILNEVPNRLSLSGHTDAAGFSAGDKNYSNWELSADRANASRRQLLVGGMDAGKILRVVGLAGSVPFDTENPANPVNRRISIIVLNKEAEENIMKLAGKAAGDAEAVTDPAEALKSGAAAEAKP; this is encoded by the coding sequence GTGAGCGACGATTCGCAGCGCCCCATAGTAGTCAAGAAGATCAAGAAAGGCGGCCATGGTCACCATGGCGGCGCCTGGAAGATCGCCTATGCCGACTTCGTCACGGCCATGATGGCCTTCTTCTTGCTGATGTGGCTGCTGGGCTCCGCTACCAAGGGCGAGCTGCGAGGGATCGCCGAGTATTTCCAGAACCCCTTGCGCGTGGCCATGAGCGGCGGCTCGGGTGCCGGCGAATCGACCAGCGTGTTGCAAGGCGGCGGCATGGATCTATCCAAGGCGGCCGGTTCGCAGCGGCGCAGCCCGGAGAAAGGTGAAAGCCGCAAGCTCAACGAGCTGAAGAAAAAACTGGAAGATGCCATCCAGAACACCGCAACCGGCAAGTTGGCGCAATACAAGGACCAGATCCTGCTGGATATCACCCCGGAAGGGTTGCGCGTACAGATCATCGATCAGCAGAACCGTCCCATGTTCCAGAGCGGCAGCGCCCAGATGGAGGGTTATGCCAGCGAAATCCTGAAGGAAATCGCGGTGATCCTCAATGAGGTGCCCAATCGCCTTTCCTTGTCCGGCCATACCGACGCGGCGGGTTTTTCCGCCGGCGACAAGAATTACAGCAACTGGGAGCTGTCGGCCGACCGCGCCAATGCCTCTCGCCGCCAGCTGCTGGTCGGCGGCATGGACGCCGGCAAGATCCTGCGGGTGGTGGGCCTGGCCGGCTCGGTCCCTTTCGATACCGAGAACCCGGCAAACCCGGTCAATCGCCGCATCAGCATCATCGTGCTCAATAAGGAAGCCGAGGAGAACATCATGAAGTTGGCTGGCAAGGCGGCCGGCGATGCGGAAGCGGTCACCGATCCGGCCGAAGCCCTCAAGTCGGGCGCGGCGGCAGAAGCCAAGCCGTGA